The genomic stretch GTAAGTATGACGTCACGTCAGATGACAAGGAATTTACATGGATTGTGCAGGGTATGCATTACGTGACACCTGACGAACTCAACTGCTCAGCCAGCCCACTGAGTGGAACGATGAAACAATTCTGTGTTCCCCCTGCAGGAggtaataacaacaacaacaacagcaacagcaacgacgacgatgacgataatgatgatgatgatgataaagttggccaaaaaattattgcaacaaatttcaaacccaaattaaagcattaattcctgtgtcatttaataaaaactgtatatgccaaagaaggccgttcacttaaccttcaggatcaccatttggattaaatatttcttttacagggatcacgtgaccgccgctcaagtaagggtaccctcaaaatcgaccagacaaaaacggaagagccgaatgaaaaatcgacaaaaaatcacaataggcaaaactttgcaactttgacatacgagaagaaagtcaaaccaattatctacccagaagagattattttgttttgctaccttgtgtgctatttgggtttgaaatttgttgcaataattttttggccaagtttagaagaagaagaagatgacgaagaggagagagagaaagagacagagagaaagtgagagcgagagagagagaaagggagagagagtgagagacatacagacagacagacagacagacagaaggggCCGGGGAGGGGGCGTTTGTCATGTAGGTTTACTTACTTGATCGCGAAAGAAATTTACATACTACTATAAGTCTTGAACCGCGAGCACCTTAAACTGcagtttttgttcttgttgtatttgttttggtTCTGGTGAATGTTTCGTTCTGTCTGTAACTTAACGTTCTACAAACGTACCTTTCTTGTTGAAAATaaagtggtttttgttttgttttgttttttaaattcttaGGTACTAGTACTTTCAAAGCAAGACCAATAATTGTATTTTTCATCAAAACGCAGGTAACATTACACTGGATGTTCGCATGTTTTTCGGACTGTATCCTGATCCAAACCGTCGCCGGGGTGTGAGACGACATGCTCAACACttctccggaatcgtttccgaCTTCCGCCGGAAAACAACGAACAATCCTCGGCAGAGACGGCGACCCAGGGGCCATCAAATAGTGAACGACAATTCGCCCGGAATGTACGCCGAAACCATTTACTATGAAACAAGTGACGTCATAGGCTACgtcactgtgacgtcacagaccTGCAATTTCGTCAGCGAAATGACCTACACCACGATGGATGACGGTCGTAAGAAGTGTTATATCTATAACGCCTCAGTGACGTACATTAATCCTTAAATTCTTCTAGAACCTCATCttgccccccctccctctctgtctgtctgtctatccatcTATCTACGTTGTCTgtctaatatatatataaaagatctctctctgtatgtatgaaTTGAGTAATTTTCCCAATCTTTACAAAACAACACAAtattgcacgcacacacacacacacacacacacacacaggtattcatattttttaaaaagTATAAACTTCACTTCAGATTTGTAGAAGGTGAAAATGAAAAACTGATGAATGGACGGACGAatgtttgtaaaaaaacaaaacgccCCACAAAGATGCCCTTAGTGAAACGATAAATAAACGAAAGGCAAAAACAAGAAGACGACAAAatagaaagagaaacaaaaaaaccGAAAAAACGAATACACATACAGAGGGAGACCTttcaagacctccacaaatccgaaaaaaaatcaggtctgaaaaaggagggatcgagtcttaaaacgggggtttgtttgcttgtttgtttgcttaacgcccagccgaccacgaagggccatatcagggcggtgctgctttgacatatatacgtgcgccacacacaagacagaagtcgcagcacagtctcacccagtcac from Littorina saxatilis isolate snail1 linkage group LG16, US_GU_Lsax_2.0, whole genome shotgun sequence encodes the following:
- the LOC138950726 gene encoding uncharacterized protein isoform X2, which produces MSYLLTCAIYFISCFSHCAHSAPCCAPKQWAAEDYYWVSYDLDRQQIAVITFDSKSDFYRRELLDYKKGMHYVTPDELNCSASPLSGTMKQFCVPPAGGNITLDVRMFFGLYPDPNRRRGVRRHAQHFSGIVSDFRRKTTNNPRQRRRPRGHQIVNDNSPGMYAETIYYETSDVIGYVTVTSQTCNFVSEMTYTTMDDGRLVWQHTQWNNLTETVEPESFQMPKSCYLVGTPHSLIHPGGKARRSGGVLANILSLFDF